From the Jilunia laotingensis genome, the window ACACCTATCGATTCTACAGAAGGGAAAAAACTTTTTTCCGTATTAGCCGGTGAAATGATGGATAAATCTCGTCCTGCTGTTTATAATCAAGCTATTATGGATTTCGGAGCATTACAGTGTACTCCACAGACTCCGGTCTGCCTGTTTTGCCCGTTGGCGGATAGTTGTATCGCATTGTCAAAGGGACTGGTCATGAAGCTTCCGGTGAAGCAGCACAAAACAAAAACAACCAACCGCTACTTAAATTATGTATATGCGCATACAAATACCTATACCTTTATCAATAAGAGGACGGGGGATGATATATGGAAAAATCTGTTTGAGCTGCCATTGATCGAAACGGTAGAATCGGTTACGGAAGAAGAGTTTTTGGCTCTTCCTGATTTTACTAAATTATTTGCAAGCGGTGAGACTCCGGTGGTTCATTCTGTTTGCCGGGATGTCAAACACGTGCTTTCACATCGGGTACTTTATGCTAATTTCTACGAAGTTAATTTGCCGGAGGATACACTTTCTTTTTCCTCTTTCCAAAAGGTACGGACAGAGGAATTAGGGCAGTATGCAGTTCCCCGGTTGATACATGCCTTTCTGGAGAAATATGTATAAAAATTTGTTTTGTGTTGTATTTCTGTTTAATTTTGGCACAGAATAATCTAAATATAGAAATATATGT encodes:
- the mutY gene encoding A/G-specific adenine glycosylase, with product MNNFSKILIDWYSEHKRELPWRESTDPYIIWISEIILQQTRVVQGYDYFMRFINRFPDVKTLAEAEEDEVMKYWQGLGYYSRARNLHTAARSMNGAFPKTYPEVLALKGVGEYTAAAICSFAYDMPYAVVDGNVYRVLSRYLGIETPIDSTEGKKLFSVLAGEMMDKSRPAVYNQAIMDFGALQCTPQTPVCLFCPLADSCIALSKGLVMKLPVKQHKTKTTNRYLNYVYAHTNTYTFINKRTGDDIWKNLFELPLIETVESVTEEEFLALPDFTKLFASGETPVVHSVCRDVKHVLSHRVLYANFYEVNLPEDTLSFSSFQKVRTEELGQYAVPRLIHAFLEKYV